From a single Corynebacterium kroppenstedtii DSM 44385 genomic region:
- a CDS encoding TrmH family RNA methyltransferase, protein MSDSPHAADPHASGSGTVKPPAGVGATEWNPHPVGVGPWEVEHPGQPRPTDDRYDSTLLDEGDRRNVVDAYRYWKREAIVADLDTRRFPFHVAIENFTSDHNIGTVVRTANAFAAEAVHIVGKKRWNRRGAMVTDRYQHLYHHSTVNDVLQWAHEHDLTVIAVDNVPGSVPVETAELPERCLLLFGQEGPGVSEEAQRGAVQTVSIAQFGSTRSINAGVAAGIAMHAWVRQHADLSRAW, encoded by the coding sequence TTGAGTGATTCACCCCACGCGGCGGATCCCCACGCGTCAGGCTCAGGCACGGTCAAACCACCAGCTGGCGTCGGTGCCACCGAGTGGAATCCGCACCCCGTCGGCGTTGGCCCGTGGGAGGTTGAGCATCCTGGCCAACCACGTCCGACGGATGATCGTTATGATTCCACGCTCTTGGACGAGGGCGACCGGCGCAATGTCGTTGACGCCTACCGGTATTGGAAGCGCGAGGCCATCGTCGCGGACCTGGACACGCGCCGCTTCCCGTTCCACGTTGCGATCGAGAATTTCACGTCGGACCACAACATCGGGACCGTCGTGAGGACCGCGAACGCGTTTGCAGCGGAGGCGGTGCACATCGTCGGCAAGAAGCGGTGGAATCGTCGCGGAGCCATGGTGACCGATCGCTACCAGCATCTTTATCATCACTCGACGGTTAACGACGTGCTCCAGTGGGCGCATGAGCATGATCTCACCGTGATTGCTGTGGACAATGTGCCCGGCTCGGTTCCTGTGGAAACGGCCGAGTTGCCGGAGCGGTGCCTCCTCCTGTTTGGCCAAGAGGGGCCGGGGGTGAGTGAGGAAGCGCAGCGCGGTGCTGTGCAGACGGTGTCGATCGCCCAGTTTGGTTCAACGCGGTCAATTAATGCGGGGGTTGCGGCGGGGATCGCGATGCATGCGTGGGTGAGGCAGCACGCGGACCTGTCGCGAGCGTGGTGA
- a CDS encoding glycoside hydrolase family 76 protein has product MQDKRHSNQTDAPADVTADATAGDVADNEGSSRINRAEQVNHRGSSLRPQRRQQELWEKWDHRADLAEDAIHERHARRVWGLPGTNLAVVSWPALTRDKFFLRWHYWWQAHYLDCLVDAASRRPLKSRSRRISRTMRGIRLRNGAPLTKNRYYDDKSWLALALDRAEGLGHGHQARSLKDLQQNIIDGVDSLTGVVPWRVGEAFYNVPTNGPAAIMMARMGRVDEAEALTDWMFENLINQDGLLIDGIRMKMDGPEPSTAVYAYNQGVALGACVEIAQRRREEAGITDDPSSAGAHAGSGVAMSSITRVHNLVHAIAVNLATDTGVIKGSGSGDGGLFRGILVRYLALVATDLPDDQKLSRATKRLAAKLVLSTADAVWDQRLEVNGLPVFSADWTRQAELPRSGGRIAGSTGGALAGSEIAERDLSVQLSGWMAIEAAARVVNNERLRGA; this is encoded by the coding sequence ATGCAGGATAAACGACATAGCAATCAGACTGACGCGCCCGCCGACGTTACCGCGGACGCTACCGCCGGCGATGTGGCCGACAACGAGGGCAGTTCGCGAATTAACCGCGCCGAGCAGGTCAACCATCGTGGCAGCTCGTTGCGGCCGCAACGCCGCCAGCAGGAGCTGTGGGAGAAATGGGACCACCGCGCCGATTTAGCCGAGGACGCCATCCATGAGCGCCACGCGCGCCGGGTATGGGGCCTGCCGGGGACGAACCTCGCGGTGGTCTCGTGGCCGGCCTTGACGCGGGATAAATTCTTCCTGCGCTGGCATTACTGGTGGCAAGCCCACTATTTGGATTGCTTAGTGGACGCGGCGTCGCGCCGTCCGCTGAAGTCCCGCTCGCGCCGAATCAGCCGGACCATGCGGGGAATCCGCCTCCGCAACGGTGCGCCGCTAACCAAGAACCGCTATTACGACGACAAATCCTGGTTAGCGTTGGCACTCGACCGCGCAGAGGGGCTCGGCCACGGTCACCAGGCGAGGAGCCTGAAAGACCTCCAGCAGAACATCATCGACGGCGTCGACTCGCTGACCGGGGTTGTTCCGTGGCGCGTGGGGGAGGCGTTTTATAACGTCCCGACGAATGGCCCGGCGGCGATCATGATGGCGCGGATGGGCCGCGTGGATGAGGCCGAGGCCCTCACCGACTGGATGTTTGAGAACCTGATCAACCAGGACGGCCTCCTGATCGATGGCATCCGCATGAAGATGGATGGCCCGGAGCCCTCGACGGCTGTGTACGCCTACAACCAGGGCGTTGCTCTGGGCGCCTGCGTCGAGATTGCTCAACGACGTCGCGAGGAAGCCGGCATCACCGATGATCCCTCGAGCGCCGGAGCACACGCCGGTTCCGGCGTGGCAATGTCCTCGATCACCCGGGTCCACAACCTGGTCCACGCCATCGCGGTCAACTTGGCGACGGACACCGGCGTGATCAAGGGCTCCGGCAGCGGTGATGGCGGACTCTTCCGCGGCATTTTGGTGCGGTACCTGGCTTTAGTGGCGACGGATCTTCCCGACGATCAGAAACTTTCCCGTGCGACGAAGCGCTTGGCAGCAAAACTTGTCTTGTCGACGGCAGACGCGGTGTGGGACCAGCGCCTGGAAGTGAACGGGCTCCCCGTTTTTAGTGCCGACTGGACGCGTCAGGCGGAGCTCCCGCGCTCGGGCGGGCGCATCGCTGGGTCGACCGGTGGGGCATTGGCAGGCTCGGAGATCGCCGAGCGTGATCTGTCCGTGCAATTGTCTGGGTGGATGGCGATTGAAGCTGCTGCCCGGGTGGTCAATAACGAGCGGCTGCGAGGGGCCTAG
- a CDS encoding aldo/keto reductase, with amino-acid sequence MLKPLTMSDGRTIPVQGFGVYQIPADQTADAVTHAIEAGYRHIDTAQAYFNEEAVGEGIRRSGIDRDQLFLTTKVWLDRYGEDATYNSVKVSLDKLGTDYVDLMLLHQPFNDVYGAWRGLERAQKEGLIRSIGVSNFTPSRVHDLGSFNSAYPVVNQIEINPFNQQTERVAELQKHGVTVEAWAPFGEGRNGLFDNPVLTEIGKQYDKSVAQVVLRWLYQRDIVGLAKSVHAERIQQNFDIEDFSLTDEDMAAIAELDTGSSLFFDHEAVETVDFFTDLINQRR; translated from the coding sequence ATGCTGAAACCACTGACTATGTCCGACGGCCGCACAATCCCCGTTCAGGGATTCGGCGTATACCAGATTCCCGCCGACCAAACGGCCGACGCAGTCACCCACGCCATCGAAGCCGGTTACCGTCACATTGATACCGCCCAGGCCTACTTCAACGAGGAAGCCGTCGGCGAAGGTATCCGTCGAAGCGGCATTGATCGTGACCAGCTCTTCCTGACCACCAAGGTGTGGCTTGACCGTTACGGCGAAGATGCGACCTACAACAGCGTGAAGGTCTCACTGGACAAACTAGGTACCGATTACGTTGACCTCATGCTGCTCCACCAGCCCTTTAACGATGTTTATGGCGCCTGGAGGGGTCTCGAACGCGCCCAGAAAGAGGGCCTGATCCGCTCCATCGGTGTATCGAACTTCACCCCGTCGCGCGTGCACGACTTGGGGTCTTTCAACTCCGCCTACCCCGTCGTGAACCAGATTGAGATCAACCCATTCAACCAGCAAACCGAGCGCGTCGCTGAGCTGCAGAAGCACGGCGTGACCGTCGAGGCCTGGGCCCCGTTTGGTGAAGGCCGCAATGGGCTTTTCGATAACCCCGTGCTCACCGAGATCGGGAAGCAATACGATAAGTCAGTCGCCCAGGTTGTGCTCCGGTGGCTCTACCAGCGGGACATCGTCGGGCTGGCAAAATCCGTCCATGCCGAGCGTATCCAGCAGAATTTCGACATCGAAGATTTCAGCTTAACCGATGAGGATATGGCCGCCATCGCTGAGCTTGATACTGGATCCTCACTGTTCTTCGACCACGAAGCAGTCGAGACCGTCGATTTCTTCACGGACCTCATCAACCAGCGGCGATAG
- a CDS encoding MerR family transcriptional regulator has translation MLYSTREASEASGISVDTVRYYCKIGLVPRVMRDENNYRVFDEHDIAWLRGLRCLRECGMGIDQMREYMELCLEGEGSIPQRKDILRDQRRVVEDKISNLRDMLAFIDSKLSYYDKVRAGEIKYESSLLAPVAPVKDR, from the coding sequence ATGTTGTATTCGACCAGAGAAGCCTCCGAGGCCAGCGGAATCTCCGTAGACACCGTGCGGTACTACTGCAAAATCGGGCTCGTGCCGCGCGTCATGCGCGATGAAAACAACTATCGCGTCTTTGATGAGCACGATATTGCCTGGCTGCGGGGGCTCCGCTGCCTTCGCGAATGCGGCATGGGAATCGACCAAATGCGCGAATACATGGAGCTCTGCCTGGAGGGCGAGGGCAGTATCCCTCAGCGCAAGGACATCCTCCGGGATCAACGCCGTGTTGTCGAAGACAAGATCTCGAACTTGCGAGACATGCTGGCTTTTATCGATTCAAAGCTCAGCTACTACGACAAAGTTCGCGCCGGTGAGATCAAGTACGAATCCAGCCTGCTCGCGCCAGTTGCCCCGGTCAAAGACCGGTAG